The proteins below are encoded in one region of Tomitella fengzijianii:
- the gcvH gene encoding glycine cleavage system protein GcvH: MVSGDGGGASGDGGGADGQDESALRYTTDHEWVRPLGEDLVRVGITGYASRQLGDVVFADLPAEGAEVIGGRAMAEVESTKSVSEVFAPVSGRIAAANDALESEPERVNADPYGEGWLVEIRVADSAALRTALAGMMEVDAYEASTRM, encoded by the coding sequence ATGGTTTCGGGCGATGGCGGCGGCGCATCCGGCGACGGCGGCGGTGCGGACGGTCAGGATGAATCCGCCCTGCGCTACACGACCGACCATGAGTGGGTGCGCCCGCTGGGGGAGGATCTCGTCCGGGTGGGGATCACCGGTTACGCGTCCCGGCAGCTCGGCGATGTCGTGTTCGCGGACCTCCCCGCGGAGGGAGCCGAGGTCATCGGAGGCCGGGCGATGGCCGAGGTGGAGTCCACCAAGAGCGTCTCCGAGGTGTTCGCCCCGGTGTCCGGCCGGATAGCAGCGGCGAACGACGCCTTGGAGTCGGAACCGGAGCGCGTCAACGCCGACCCGTACGGCGAAGGCTGGCTCGTCGAGATCCGTGTGGCCGATTCGGCGGCGCTCCGCACGGCCCTGGCGGGCATGATGGAAGTCGATGCCTACGAGGCGTCGACGCGGATGTGA
- a CDS encoding bifunctional nuclease family protein, protein MSEMQLVGIRVEQPQNQPVLLLRESDGERFLPIWIGQNEAAAIALEQQGIAPARPLTHDLIKDIVDALGRTLLEVRIVDLREGTFYADLVFDGDVTVSARPSDAVALAIRVDVPILSDESVLEEAGLVIPDEREDEVEKFKEFLDSVSPEDFNPGEAGGSEG, encoded by the coding sequence ATGAGCGAAATGCAGCTGGTGGGCATTCGTGTGGAACAGCCCCAGAACCAGCCGGTGCTCCTGCTGCGTGAATCGGACGGAGAGCGGTTCCTGCCCATCTGGATCGGGCAGAACGAGGCGGCGGCGATCGCGCTGGAGCAGCAGGGCATCGCGCCCGCGCGTCCGCTCACCCACGACCTGATCAAGGACATCGTCGACGCGCTCGGCCGGACGCTGCTCGAGGTGCGGATCGTGGACCTGCGGGAGGGGACCTTCTACGCCGATCTCGTATTCGACGGCGACGTCACGGTGTCGGCGCGGCCGTCGGACGCCGTGGCGCTGGCGATCCGGGTGGACGTGCCGATCCTTTCGGACGAGTCGGTCCTGGAGGAGGCGGGTCTGGTGATTCCGGACGAGCGTGAGGACGAGGTGGAGAAGTTCAAGGAGTTCCTGGACTCCGTGTCCCCGGAGGATTTCAACCCCGGCGAGGCGGGCGGCTCCGAGGGGTGA
- a CDS encoding DUF881 domain-containing protein, whose translation MLAWPGRSSRVSAVLVALLCMLLGVAIATQVRDTGSGDWLDSARPADLLVVLDNLHGKEAALRQEISGLEQSLQSMQSAGSDSREALAQSRQQLAALQVLVGVAPAEGPGVVVEVTDPRGGVDPSVLLDLLQELRAAGAEVIAFSGAGDGDDVRVGVDTAVTGTAGAVVVDGVPLRAPYTVKAIGDGPTMAAALNIPGGVQDTVRRASGDVTVTTEDLVRITAVRKPEAPQNAQPGD comes from the coding sequence ATGCTCGCGTGGCCGGGGCGGTCGTCCCGGGTGTCCGCCGTTCTCGTCGCGTTGCTGTGCATGTTGCTGGGCGTGGCCATCGCGACCCAGGTGCGTGACACCGGCTCGGGCGACTGGCTCGACTCTGCGCGCCCGGCCGACCTGCTCGTGGTGCTGGACAACCTGCATGGGAAGGAGGCGGCCCTGCGGCAGGAGATCTCCGGGCTCGAGCAGTCGCTGCAGTCGATGCAGTCCGCGGGCTCGGACTCCCGTGAGGCCCTGGCGCAGTCCCGGCAACAGCTTGCCGCCCTGCAGGTGCTCGTGGGTGTCGCGCCGGCGGAGGGGCCGGGTGTGGTCGTCGAGGTGACGGATCCGCGGGGCGGTGTCGACCCGTCGGTGCTGCTGGATCTGCTGCAGGAGCTGCGTGCCGCGGGAGCCGAGGTGATCGCATTCTCCGGCGCGGGCGACGGAGACGACGTGCGGGTCGGCGTCGATACGGCGGTGACCGGCACCGCCGGGGCCGTCGTGGTGGACGGCGTGCCGCTGAGGGCCCCGTACACCGTGAAGGCCATCGGGGACGGCCCGACCATGGCGGCGGCGCTGAACATCCCGGGCGGCGTGCAGGACACCGTTCGGCGGGCGTCGGGGGACGTCACGGTGACCACCGAGGACCTCGTACGGATCACCGCCGTCAGGAAGCCCGAAGCGCCGCAGAATGCGCAGCCCGGCGATTAG
- a CDS encoding DUF881 domain-containing protein: protein MTLHRNPEPSLLRSLLHDHLDPGYTESAAAGRNHRRAGAIWLAGGCLVMGLVLGTAAAQQLDDGRDAPSDGQAAIVGQVREQQDSVDRLVRERDAAADSADAERQRVLAGDAAGGHVLDGLARLRTASASTAVHGPGIAVRITEPEGGGDLSDSERPQPRSGQAVFDRDLRAIVNALWAGGAEAVGINGVRIGPDTAIRQAGGAILVDNQPVVSPYEIDAIGDQNALSVDFVDSAAYLRMQSLTQLYGVEVAFESRSDLRLPRAPAAELRYVRGVEEGPR, encoded by the coding sequence ATGACCCTGCACCGCAACCCGGAGCCGTCGCTGCTGCGTTCACTGCTGCACGACCACCTGGATCCCGGCTACACGGAATCGGCCGCCGCGGGGCGCAACCATAGGCGTGCCGGTGCGATCTGGCTGGCGGGCGGCTGCCTCGTCATGGGACTCGTGCTGGGGACCGCCGCCGCCCAGCAGCTCGATGACGGCCGTGACGCGCCGTCCGACGGTCAGGCGGCGATCGTGGGCCAGGTGCGGGAGCAGCAGGACTCGGTGGACCGGCTTGTCCGGGAACGCGATGCGGCGGCGGACAGCGCCGATGCGGAGCGGCAGCGGGTGCTGGCCGGAGACGCGGCCGGCGGCCACGTGCTGGACGGTCTTGCACGCCTGCGGACCGCCTCGGCGTCCACCGCGGTGCACGGCCCCGGGATCGCGGTGCGCATCACCGAACCGGAGGGCGGCGGCGACCTCAGCGACTCCGAGCGACCGCAGCCGCGGAGCGGTCAGGCGGTGTTCGACAGGGATCTGCGTGCCATCGTCAACGCACTGTGGGCGGGGGGCGCGGAGGCCGTCGGCATCAACGGCGTGCGTATCGGGCCGGATACTGCGATCCGGCAGGCCGGGGGTGCGATCCTGGTCGACAACCAACCGGTGGTCTCGCCGTACGAGATCGACGCGATCGGAGACCAGAACGCGCTCAGCGTGGATTTCGTGGACTCGGCCGCCTATCTGCGGATGCAGTCGCTGACCCAGCTCTACGGGGTGGAGGTCGCGTTCGAATCGCGTTCCGATCTGCGCCTGCCGCGCGCTCCCGCAGCAGAACTACGGTATGTACGAGGCGTTGAGGAAGGACCCCGATGA
- a CDS encoding small basic family protein, giving the protein MIGFIALVVGIVLGIVFSPQVPEALQPYLPIAIVAAMDAVFGGLRAYLDRIFDPKVFVVSFVFNVVVAALLVLLGDHLGVGTQLSTAVIVVLGIRIFGNAAALRRRLFGA; this is encoded by the coding sequence ATGATCGGTTTCATCGCGCTGGTCGTGGGCATTGTTCTGGGCATCGTGTTCAGCCCGCAGGTGCCCGAAGCGCTGCAGCCCTATCTTCCCATCGCCATCGTCGCCGCGATGGACGCCGTGTTCGGCGGGTTGCGGGCCTACCTGGACCGGATCTTCGATCCCAAGGTGTTCGTCGTCTCGTTCGTCTTCAACGTGGTGGTGGCGGCGCTGCTGGTGCTGCTGGGCGACCACCTCGGGGTCGGCACGCAATTGTCGACGGCGGTGATCGTTGTGCTGGGCATCCGGATCTTCGGAAACGCGGCGGCTCTGCGCAGGAGGCTTTTCGGTGCCTGA
- the der gene encoding ribosome biogenesis GTPase Der gives MDGIWSDESDWTALDAELAEEVSEDAVPQPVLAIVGRPNVGKSTLVNRLIGRREAVVEDVPGVTRDRVAYSAEWSGRRFMVQDTGGWEPDAVGLQKSVARQAETAMAEADAILLVVDATVGATATDEAFARILRRSKTPVLLVANKVDSSRVEADAAALWSLGLGEPHTVSAIHGRRTGDLLDLILETLPETPRDTAAPVGGPRRVALVGKPNVGKSSLLNKLSGGEISVVHDVAGTTVDPVDTLVELGGSVWRFVDTAGLRRKVRQASGTEFYASLRTRSAIDAAELAILLIDGSQPITEQDLRVLSMVADAGRALVVVYNKWDLVDEDRRYELDREIDREMHRVPWAQRVNISALTGRAVQKLVPAMETALASWDTRVPTGRLNNWLKEVVAATPPPMRGGRLPRIMFATQAGTRPPTFVLFTTGFLEAGYRRFLERRLREEFGFAGSPVRISVRVREKRDRRKK, from the coding sequence ATGGACGGCATCTGGAGCGACGAGTCCGACTGGACGGCGCTCGACGCGGAGCTCGCCGAGGAAGTGTCGGAGGACGCCGTCCCGCAGCCGGTGCTGGCGATCGTGGGCCGGCCGAACGTGGGCAAGTCCACCTTGGTCAACCGGCTCATCGGCCGGCGTGAGGCCGTCGTGGAGGACGTGCCGGGCGTGACGCGAGACAGGGTCGCCTACAGCGCCGAGTGGTCCGGCCGCAGGTTCATGGTGCAGGACACCGGCGGGTGGGAGCCCGACGCGGTGGGCCTGCAGAAGTCCGTGGCGCGGCAGGCCGAGACGGCCATGGCCGAGGCGGACGCGATCCTGCTCGTGGTGGATGCGACCGTGGGCGCGACGGCCACCGACGAGGCGTTCGCCCGTATCCTGCGGCGCTCCAAGACGCCGGTGCTGTTGGTCGCGAACAAGGTGGACTCGAGCCGCGTCGAGGCGGACGCGGCGGCCCTGTGGTCGCTGGGCCTGGGGGAGCCGCACACGGTCAGCGCCATCCACGGCCGTCGAACGGGGGATCTGCTCGACCTGATCCTCGAAACGCTGCCGGAGACTCCGCGCGACACGGCGGCGCCGGTCGGCGGCCCGCGTCGCGTGGCACTCGTCGGCAAGCCGAACGTCGGCAAATCGAGCCTGCTCAACAAGCTCTCCGGCGGCGAGATCTCGGTGGTGCACGACGTCGCCGGCACCACGGTGGACCCGGTGGACACGCTGGTGGAACTGGGCGGCAGCGTCTGGCGGTTCGTCGACACGGCGGGCCTGCGGCGAAAGGTGCGGCAGGCCAGCGGCACCGAGTTCTACGCCTCGCTGCGCACCCGGTCCGCCATCGACGCGGCCGAACTCGCGATCCTGCTCATCGACGGCTCGCAGCCGATCACCGAGCAGGACCTGCGCGTGCTGTCGATGGTCGCGGACGCCGGCCGCGCCCTCGTCGTCGTCTACAACAAGTGGGACCTCGTGGATGAGGACCGCCGGTACGAGCTCGACCGCGAGATCGACCGCGAGATGCACCGGGTGCCGTGGGCGCAGCGGGTCAACATCTCCGCGCTCACCGGGCGGGCCGTGCAGAAGCTGGTGCCCGCCATGGAGACCGCGCTGGCGTCGTGGGATACGCGCGTGCCGACGGGCAGGCTCAACAACTGGCTCAAGGAGGTCGTCGCCGCCACGCCGCCGCCGATGCGCGGGGGCAGGCTGCCCCGGATCATGTTCGCCACCCAGGCGGGCACGCGGCCGCCGACGTTCGTGCTGTTCACCACGGGCTTCCTCGAGGCCGGATACCGGCGGTTCCTGGAGCGGCGGCTGCGCGAGGAGTTCGGCTTCGCGGGCAGCCCCGTGCGGATCTCCGTGCGCGTGCGGGAGAAGCGGGACCGGCGCAAGAAGTAG
- the odhI gene encoding oxoglutarate dehydrogenase inhibitor Odhl, giving the protein MSENDKNAAYEAPAETTSVFRSDFLSEVDGSGQAAEAPVSGVEGLPLGAALLVVKRGPNAGSRFLLDQDATSAGRHPSSDIFLDDVTVSRRHAEFRKHGDGYQVVDVGSLNGTYVNREPVDSAALANGDEVQIGKFRLVYLTGPRGGGAQAEGAAGAEGR; this is encoded by the coding sequence GTGAGCGAGAACGACAAGAACGCGGCCTACGAGGCACCGGCCGAGACCACTTCGGTGTTCCGTTCGGACTTCCTCAGCGAGGTCGACGGGTCGGGGCAGGCCGCGGAGGCGCCGGTCAGCGGCGTAGAGGGCTTGCCGCTGGGCGCGGCCCTGCTGGTGGTGAAGCGGGGCCCCAACGCCGGCTCGCGGTTTCTGCTGGACCAGGACGCCACCTCGGCCGGCCGGCATCCGTCGAGCGACATCTTCCTCGACGACGTCACGGTGAGCCGCCGGCATGCGGAGTTCCGCAAGCACGGCGACGGCTACCAGGTGGTCGACGTGGGCAGCCTCAACGGCACCTACGTCAACCGCGAACCGGTGGACAGCGCCGCCCTGGCCAACGGCGATGAGGTGCAGATCGGCAAGTTCCGCCTGGTGTACCTGACCGGGCCGCGGGGAGGCGGCGCGCAGGCCGAGGGTGCTGCCGGCGCGGAGGGCCGGTGA
- a CDS encoding CDP-alcohol phosphatidyltransferase family protein, with protein MSTTQEGQRADSGPLTVPNLISGLRILAVPLFLYLVLGPQADGWALAVLLLSGASDWVDGKLARLLDQYSRLGELLDPVADRLYMAAVPIAFAIRGIIPWWVVGVLIARELVLAATLPLYRSRGLGPPEVHYLGKAATFTLMIALPVLLAGFGDSAVATTLHPWGWALLIWGVGLYVWTGLMYAAQALMTARALPRVRTSAVLPPAARGAD; from the coding sequence ATGTCGACGACGCAGGAGGGTCAGAGGGCCGACAGCGGCCCTCTGACCGTCCCGAACCTCATCAGCGGGCTGCGCATTCTGGCGGTGCCGCTGTTCCTTTACCTGGTGCTGGGGCCGCAGGCCGACGGGTGGGCGCTGGCGGTGCTGCTGCTCAGCGGTGCGTCGGATTGGGTGGACGGCAAGCTTGCGCGGCTGCTGGACCAGTACAGCCGGCTCGGCGAGCTCCTGGACCCGGTGGCCGACCGCCTCTACATGGCGGCCGTGCCCATCGCTTTCGCGATCCGCGGCATCATCCCCTGGTGGGTGGTCGGGGTGCTGATCGCCCGCGAGCTCGTGCTGGCGGCCACGCTCCCGCTCTATCGCAGCCGCGGGCTCGGCCCCCCGGAGGTGCACTACCTGGGCAAGGCCGCCACGTTCACCCTGATGATCGCGCTGCCGGTGCTCCTGGCCGGTTTCGGCGACTCGGCCGTGGCGACGACGCTGCACCCGTGGGGCTGGGCGTTGCTCATCTGGGGAGTGGGACTGTACGTGTGGACCGGGCTGATGTATGCAGCGCAGGCGCTGATGACAGCGCGCGCGCTTCCGCGGGTGCGCACGTCGGCCGTACTCCCGCCGGCGGCCCGCGGGGCGGATTGA
- the ftsR gene encoding transcriptional regulator FtsR — protein sequence MSIGAVLEQLRGDFPDVTISKIRFLEAEGLVTPARTASGYRRFSVADCERLRFVLTAQRDHYLPLKVIKEQLESIDEGGSAVSTLHPPRALSIAPGLVSPEAFRSGREVRVTRADLCERVGVEDAFVTQLIRAGLIVPGSSGFFDEDAITVATTVRDMAGFGLEVRHLRAFKAAADREAGLVAQIASPVARGRDAGARDRAEEIVRELAALSVTLHSCLVKGAVRDSLDG from the coding sequence ATGTCGATCGGGGCGGTGCTCGAGCAGCTGCGCGGCGATTTCCCCGATGTGACGATCTCGAAGATCCGGTTCCTCGAGGCGGAGGGGCTGGTCACCCCGGCGCGGACCGCGTCGGGGTACCGCCGCTTCTCGGTGGCGGACTGTGAGCGGCTGCGGTTCGTGCTGACCGCCCAGCGTGACCACTACCTGCCGCTCAAGGTGATCAAGGAGCAGCTGGAGAGCATTGACGAGGGCGGTTCCGCGGTATCGACGCTGCACCCGCCGCGGGCGCTGTCCATCGCGCCCGGGTTGGTGTCGCCGGAGGCCTTCCGGTCTGGACGGGAGGTCCGGGTGACGCGTGCGGACCTGTGCGAACGGGTCGGCGTGGAGGACGCCTTCGTCACGCAACTGATCCGGGCGGGCCTCATCGTCCCGGGCTCGTCCGGGTTCTTCGACGAGGATGCGATCACCGTCGCCACCACGGTGCGTGACATGGCCGGTTTCGGCCTCGAGGTGCGGCACCTGCGCGCGTTCAAGGCCGCGGCGGACCGTGAGGCCGGGCTGGTGGCGCAGATCGCCTCGCCGGTGGCCCGCGGGCGCGATGCCGGCGCGCGAGACCGGGCGGAGGAGATCGTTCGCGAGCTCGCAGCGCTGTCGGTGACGCTGCACAGCTGCCTGGTGAAGGGCGCAGTTCGCGACAGCCTGGACGGCTGA
- a CDS encoding ATP-binding cassette domain-containing protein yields the protein MHTHTHPARRRAQITATDVSVTRGAQTVLQHVDLVVGASSRLAIAGENGRGKTTLLHVMAGTLPPDAGTVRRVGTVGLAEQETSAADGRTVGDAVAEAISRPVAALAALDTATHALATGAVGAETLFAAALESAESLDAWDAERRVRFALGALGAVFDPATLLADLSVGQRYRVRLACLLGADADFLLLDEPTNHLDRSGLDFLTERIRLRPGGVVVVSHDRALLHDVADVVVDLDPTSDGIPRMYGGGYAGYREGRSAERERWEQEYGRQQAEHARLRDDLSAARNRLVSRWRPEKGTDKHGRATRAGGLVQNVHRRQQALEAHAVTVPEPPLGLRFPDLPTRTGAVLLHVGDVSVAGRLPEPVSFELTHRGRLLVTGPNGAGKSTLLAVAGGALPPDTGKAWAPHGTRTGILHQETSLPLDRPASEVYAAQVAGLVSAGTLPQSEAVGLDRLGLLRPGEAGKRVGELSTGQQRRLDLALVLAARPHILLLDEPTNHLSMTLVDELTEALGGTEAAVVLATHDRQLLRDVAEWPRIRLAATVAGNSPVPMG from the coding sequence ATGCACACCCATACCCATCCCGCGCGCCGCCGTGCGCAGATCACCGCCACCGACGTCTCCGTCACACGTGGTGCCCAGACCGTTCTCCAGCACGTCGACCTCGTCGTCGGCGCGTCCTCGCGGTTGGCGATCGCGGGCGAGAACGGCCGCGGAAAAACAACCCTGCTGCACGTGATGGCGGGCACGCTGCCGCCCGATGCCGGAACGGTCCGCCGCGTCGGCACCGTCGGGCTCGCTGAGCAGGAGACGTCAGCGGCGGACGGCCGAACGGTGGGCGACGCGGTCGCGGAGGCGATCTCCCGACCCGTGGCCGCGCTCGCTGCACTCGACACCGCCACCCATGCTCTCGCCACCGGTGCAGTCGGCGCCGAGACGCTCTTCGCCGCGGCACTGGAGTCGGCAGAGTCCCTCGACGCGTGGGACGCCGAACGTCGTGTCCGGTTCGCCCTTGGGGCGCTCGGCGCGGTGTTCGACCCGGCCACCCTGTTGGCTGACCTGTCCGTCGGGCAACGCTACCGGGTCCGCCTAGCGTGCCTCCTCGGCGCAGACGCGGACTTCCTCCTGCTCGACGAGCCCACGAATCACCTCGACCGCAGCGGGCTCGACTTCCTCACGGAAAGGATCCGGCTGCGTCCCGGGGGCGTCGTGGTCGTCAGCCATGACAGGGCCCTGCTCCACGATGTCGCGGACGTCGTCGTGGACCTCGACCCGACATCGGACGGTATCCCACGCATGTACGGAGGTGGCTACGCCGGCTACCGCGAGGGGCGCTCGGCCGAACGTGAACGCTGGGAACAGGAATACGGCCGACAGCAGGCGGAGCACGCCCGTCTGCGCGACGATCTCAGCGCCGCCCGTAATCGGCTCGTCTCAAGGTGGCGGCCGGAGAAGGGCACCGACAAGCACGGGCGGGCCACCCGTGCGGGCGGGCTTGTCCAGAACGTGCACCGGCGGCAGCAGGCGCTCGAAGCGCACGCCGTCACCGTGCCGGAACCACCACTGGGCCTCCGGTTCCCCGATCTCCCCACGCGCACCGGAGCAGTTCTTCTGCACGTCGGCGACGTCAGCGTCGCCGGACGCCTGCCCGAGCCGGTCTCGTTCGAGCTGACGCACCGCGGCCGGCTCCTCGTCACGGGGCCGAACGGGGCAGGGAAGTCGACGCTGCTGGCAGTGGCCGGCGGCGCACTGCCTCCCGACACCGGGAAGGCGTGGGCGCCGCACGGCACCCGCACGGGCATCCTGCACCAGGAGACCTCGCTTCCCTTGGACCGTCCGGCGAGCGAGGTCTACGCCGCCCAGGTCGCCGGTCTCGTCTCGGCGGGCACGCTGCCACAGTCGGAGGCAGTGGGGCTCGACCGGCTCGGCCTTCTACGCCCGGGCGAGGCGGGCAAACGGGTAGGCGAACTGTCGACAGGCCAGCAGCGCCGCCTCGATCTGGCTCTCGTGCTCGCGGCGCGCCCGCACATTCTCCTGCTGGACGAGCCGACCAACCACCTGTCCATGACTCTCGTCGACGAGCTCACCGAGGCGCTCGGGGGCACTGAGGCGGCGGTCGTCCTGGCCACCCACGATCGACAGCTGCTGCGAGACGTCGCAGAGTGGCCGAGGATCCGGCTCGCCGCGACGGTCGCAGGCAACTCACCGGTGCCGATGGGCTGA
- the gdhA gene encoding NADP-specific glutamate dehydrogenase, whose translation MTGNGQVSRIYDEVVKRNAGEPLFHQAVAEVFESLSVVLERYPHYADAGLIERLCEPERQIIFRVPWQDDEGNVLVNRGFRVQYNSVLGPYKGGLRFHPSVNLGMVKFLGFEQIFKNSLTGLPIGGGKGGSDFDPKGRSNSEIMRFCQSFMTELHRHLGEYTDVPAGDIGVGGREIGYLFGQYKRMTNSYESGVLTGKGLTWGGSQVRKEATGYGATYFVANMLEAKGTDLAGKKVVISGSGNVAVYAIEKVHQLGGTVIASSDSSGYIVDEQGIDLEQLKEIKEIKRGRVSEYAEQRSSARFVEGGSIWDVPCDVALPCATQNELSGDDAATLIKNGVLAVAEGANMPTTPEALKAFREAGVAFAPGKAANAGGVATSALEMQQNASRDSWHFEYTDERLAAIMGDVHERCSETAREYGKPGDYVLGANISGFVKVADAMFALGVI comes from the coding sequence GTGACCGGTAATGGTCAGGTGAGCAGGATCTATGACGAGGTGGTCAAGAGGAACGCGGGCGAGCCGCTGTTCCACCAGGCCGTCGCGGAGGTCTTCGAATCGCTGTCGGTGGTGCTCGAGCGCTACCCGCATTACGCGGACGCGGGCCTCATCGAGCGGCTGTGCGAACCGGAGCGCCAGATCATCTTCCGCGTGCCGTGGCAGGACGACGAGGGCAACGTCCTCGTCAACCGCGGATTCCGCGTGCAGTACAACAGCGTCCTCGGGCCCTACAAGGGCGGCCTGCGCTTCCACCCCAGCGTCAACCTGGGCATGGTCAAGTTCCTCGGCTTCGAACAGATCTTCAAGAACTCGCTGACCGGGCTGCCCATCGGCGGCGGCAAGGGCGGCTCCGACTTCGACCCCAAGGGCCGCAGCAACTCGGAGATCATGCGCTTCTGCCAGTCGTTCATGACCGAGCTGCACCGGCATCTGGGCGAGTACACCGACGTCCCCGCAGGCGACATCGGCGTGGGCGGCCGCGAGATCGGCTACCTGTTCGGCCAGTACAAGCGGATGACCAACTCGTACGAGTCCGGCGTCCTCACCGGCAAGGGCCTCACGTGGGGCGGCTCGCAGGTGCGCAAGGAGGCCACCGGGTACGGCGCCACGTACTTCGTGGCCAACATGCTCGAGGCCAAGGGCACGGACCTCGCCGGCAAGAAGGTCGTCATCTCCGGCTCGGGCAATGTGGCCGTCTACGCCATCGAGAAGGTGCACCAGCTCGGCGGCACCGTGATCGCCAGCTCCGACTCCTCCGGCTACATCGTGGACGAGCAGGGCATCGATCTGGAGCAGCTCAAGGAGATCAAGGAGATCAAGCGCGGGCGCGTCAGCGAGTACGCGGAGCAGCGTTCCTCCGCACGTTTCGTCGAGGGCGGGTCCATCTGGGACGTCCCCTGCGACGTGGCGCTTCCGTGCGCCACGCAGAACGAGCTCAGCGGCGACGACGCAGCCACCCTGATCAAGAACGGAGTCCTCGCCGTCGCGGAGGGCGCCAACATGCCCACCACCCCGGAGGCCCTCAAGGCATTCCGGGAAGCCGGAGTGGCGTTCGCCCCCGGCAAGGCGGCGAACGCGGGCGGCGTGGCCACCTCGGCCCTCGAGATGCAGCAGAACGCCTCGCGCGATTCCTGGCATTTCGAGTACACCGACGAGCGGCTCGCGGCGATCATGGGCGACGTGCACGAGCGCTGCAGTGAGACCGCCCGCGAGTACGGCAAGCCCGGCGACTACGTGCTGGGCGCCAACATCTCCGGGTTCGTCAAGGTGGCCGACGCGATGTTCGCGCTCGGCGTCATCTGA
- a CDS encoding NUDIX hydrolase: MRPGHAPGEAGAAARFGPGSVTEDDVRCAVAAFTRQEGGGAGGHAVGSAVALAVSTRGGVPGIWLTRRSLTLRKHPGQFALPGGRMDPGEDGPTAARRELAEELGVELADDAVLGMLDDYTTRSGFTMTPVVLWAGEDRVTCPSPDEVADVFFVPFDELDIEPLFDRIPESDRPVIKLPWRGGHLHAPTAAVIYQFREVVLHGEHTRVANFEQPVFAWR, from the coding sequence GTGCGGCCCGGGCATGCGCCAGGCGAGGCAGGTGCGGCCGCCCGATTCGGCCCCGGCTCCGTCACAGAGGACGACGTCCGGTGCGCGGTAGCCGCATTCACGCGTCAAGAAGGGGGCGGTGCCGGCGGGCACGCTGTCGGATCCGCCGTCGCGCTGGCGGTCTCGACGCGTGGCGGTGTGCCCGGGATCTGGTTGACGCGCCGCTCGCTCACGCTGCGCAAGCATCCCGGGCAGTTCGCGCTGCCCGGCGGCCGGATGGACCCGGGCGAGGACGGGCCGACGGCCGCGCGGCGCGAGCTCGCCGAGGAGCTCGGCGTGGAGTTGGCGGACGACGCGGTGCTGGGGATGCTCGACGACTACACCACCCGGTCCGGCTTCACCATGACCCCGGTGGTGCTGTGGGCGGGGGAGGACCGTGTCACCTGCCCCAGCCCGGACGAGGTGGCAGATGTGTTCTTCGTCCCCTTCGATGAGTTGGACATCGAACCGTTGTTCGATCGGATTCCGGAGTCTGATCGTCCGGTGATAAAGTTGCCGTGGCGTGGTGGGCATCTCCATGCACCCACCGCGGCCGTGATCTACCAGTTCCGCGAGGTCGTACTGCACGGTGAGCACACCCGTGTGGCGAATTTCGAGCAGCCGGTGTTCGCCTGGCGCTGA